The genomic stretch CTTAGCCAAAGCGACGCAAAAGGCAATCCGGCCATAGCCGAATAGTGCCGGCGGCCCGATTCACGAAGCGCAAATTTCTGTCATCATAAGTCATGCGGCGGGGCACGCATTCCGGGTTATGGCTGGTGTCGCGCGGGGCGAAACATGAGGAGTTTCGCCATGTCCGAGTTGAGCGGTATCGTGAGTCTGTTCCTGATCGCGGCGGCATTCCTGACGTCATGCGACAACAACCAGTCGCCACCGAAGGCCAGTGCGCCTTTACCGGCGTTGAGCACCAGCGAATAGGCGCTGGCGTTGAATCAAAAAGGGCCCCGTCGAAACGAGGCCCTTTTTGATTGTCGTGCCGTCAGTGCCAGTAGGGCGTGACCTTGTAGTACTGATAGGATGCGTCGCGCGCGCTTTCACCGTCGGCGCCGGCCAGTTCGTTGATCGAATAGGCGGGTGCGGCCTTCAGCTGCTCCTTCGAGAAGGGCACGACATAGCCGCCCTTGTCCTCGTCGTAGTCGAGACTGGCCCACGGAATGGCATGGTACTTCTCGCCGATGCCGAGAAAGCCGCCAAAGCCGATCACCGCGAACATGATGCCATTCGACGTCTTGTCGAGCATGATGTCCTCGATGCTGCCGATGCTCTTGCCTTCGGTGTTGTAGACGGACGTGCCGATGACGCGCGAAGCGGCGATGGCTTCGGTGTGGCCTGTCTGGGATGTCATGGTGTGCTCCTCGTTGTCGTTGAACTCTGCTTTGACAATGAGGGGCGCGGGCGAAAGTTCCCGACTTTTTCGGCGACGGCCGATCACTCCGCGAGGATGAAAGTCACCTTCATATTGACGCGGTAGGCAGCGATCTTGCCGTCCTCGACGACGATCTTCTGATCCTGGATCCAGGCGCCTTCGACGTTCTTGAGGGTTTTCGAC from Mesorhizobium sp. 113-3-3 encodes the following:
- a CDS encoding PRC-barrel domain-containing protein, with product MTSQTGHTEAIAASRVIGTSVYNTEGKSIGSIEDIMLDKTSNGIMFAVIGFGGFLGIGEKYHAIPWASLDYDEDKGGYVVPFSKEQLKAAPAYSINELAGADGESARDASYQYYKVTPYWH
- a CDS encoding dodecin family protein gives rise to the protein MSVARVTEITSSSKKSFQDAIEKGIARASKTLKNVEGAWIQDQKIVVEDGKIAAYRVNMKVTFILAE